From the Patescibacteria group bacterium genome, one window contains:
- the tadA gene encoding Flp pilus assembly complex ATPase component TadA, with protein sequence MRVEDQQLQAFLSDSGLVEKKALQKLNKEAVKKGKRLGDVLIAEGLISEEEVIKMEAYILGIPFVNLEKEKIAPEVLKIIPEPIARSHNIVALRKSGQNLEVAMLDPGDLATIDFIRKKANLKILPRLTTPESMKQVLLQYSKTLEAEFGDIIKKEVGDIKTIKAEERGSGAKELEKAAEDLPIIRIVDTLLKHAILQRASDIHIEPEEKEVVVRYRIDGVLRNAMVLPKTAAAGIVARIKVLSTLKLDEHRLPQDGRFKVKTEEYKYSVRVSILPVFDGEKIVMRLLSETAKAFTLEELGLRGAALEYIEHALKRPVGMLLVTGPTGSGKTTTLYSAMEILNTPDVNISTVEDPIEYRMPRINQTQVNPKIGLTFASGLRSLLRQDPDIIMVGEIRDQETASLAINAALTGHLVLSTLHTNSAAGAIPRFIEMGGEPFLIASILNVIVAQRLVRKLAEEKEPYKLSLKNLKNLSSYCDLDQLTKLFEEEKVIKQHDTLSSITFYKPKTSKEAEDGYKGRIGIYEVLPVSESIKTLIVQKATADQIQKQAVAEGMTTMVQDGFLKAAQGVTSIEEVLRVISE encoded by the coding sequence ATGAGGGTTGAAGATCAACAGCTCCAAGCTTTTCTCTCAGATTCAGGACTCGTTGAGAAAAAGGCTTTGCAGAAACTAAATAAGGAGGCAGTAAAAAAGGGAAAACGCCTTGGGGATGTTTTGATTGCAGAGGGATTGATATCAGAAGAAGAGGTTATCAAGATGGAAGCTTACATCTTGGGCATTCCTTTTGTGAACCTGGAAAAAGAAAAGATTGCGCCCGAAGTATTAAAGATTATTCCAGAGCCCATTGCAAGGTCCCACAATATTGTGGCGCTCCGCAAATCAGGCCAGAACTTGGAGGTTGCAATGTTAGACCCAGGGGACTTAGCTACCATTGACTTTATTCGAAAGAAGGCAAACTTAAAGATTCTCCCCCGTCTCACCACCCCAGAGTCCATGAAACAGGTTTTGTTGCAGTATTCAAAGACTCTGGAAGCTGAATTTGGGGATATTATTAAAAAGGAGGTGGGAGACATTAAGACAATCAAGGCAGAAGAACGGGGATCTGGCGCAAAGGAATTAGAAAAGGCAGCAGAAGATCTTCCCATCATTAGAATTGTCGATACTCTTTTAAAGCACGCCATCTTGCAGCGAGCCTCTGATATTCACATTGAGCCAGAAGAGAAAGAAGTTGTGGTGAGATATCGCATTGACGGCGTGTTGAGAAATGCCATGGTGCTTCCCAAAACAGCAGCCGCTGGCATTGTGGCGAGAATCAAGGTGCTTTCCACTTTGAAATTGGACGAGCACCGACTTCCCCAAGATGGAAGGTTTAAGGTAAAAACTGAAGAGTACAAGTATTCTGTCCGCGTGTCCATCTTGCCGGTATTTGACGGAGAAAAGATTGTCATGCGCCTGCTTTCTGAAACCGCAAAGGCCTTTACCTTAGAAGAACTGGGATTGCGGGGAGCTGCGCTAGAATACATTGAACATGCGCTGAAAAGACCCGTAGGTATGCTCTTGGTTACGGGTCCTACGGGATCCGGGAAAACCACCACCTTGTATTCTGCGATGGAGATTTTAAACACGCCTGATGTGAACATTTCAACGGTGGAAGACCCGATAGAATACCGTATGCCGAGGATAAACCAGACGCAGGTGAACCCCAAGATAGGGCTAACCTTTGCTTCAGGGCTCCGCTCTCTTTTGAGGCAAGACCCAGACATTATCATGGTAGGTGAAATTCGAGACCAAGAAACCGCCTCGCTTGCAATCAATGCTGCCTTAACCGGACACCTGGTACTCTCCACCTTGCACACCAACAGTGCTGCTGGTGCCATTCCCCGCTTCATTGAAATGGGAGGAGAACCCTTTCTCATTGCCTCAATCCTCAACGTCATTGTTGCCCAGCGGTTGGTCAGGAAACTTGCTGAAGAAAAAGAGCCCTACAAACTCTCTCTCAAAAACCTCAAGAATCTCAGTTCTTATTGTGACCTTGATCAGCTTACCAAGCTTTTTGAAGAAGAAAAAGTCATCAAGCAACATGACACTCTTTCTTCCATCACGTTTTACAAGCCAAAGACAAGCAAAGAGGCAGAAGATGGATATAAGGGAAGGATTGGAATCTATGAAGTGCTTCCCGTGAGCGAGTCCATAAAAACCCTCATTGTACAAAAGGCGACAGCCGACCAGATTCAAAAGCAAGCCGTGGCAGAGGGTATGACGACCATGGTTCAAGACGGTTTTCTAAAAGCAGCGCAGGGTGTTACCTCTATTGAAGAAGTATTGAGAGTCATTTCTGAGTAA
- a CDS encoding response regulator: MKTILLIEDEAALQKTMGDVLSQEGYEVFSALDGEAGVRLAKEKTPDLILLDLVLPKITGFEVLEQLRGDDETKGIPVIVLTNLENLEDVQRATDLGATTYLVKSNYDLEEVVQKVKRELENNEG; this comes from the coding sequence ATGAAAACAATTTTACTCATTGAAGACGAAGCAGCTTTGCAAAAGACCATGGGCGACGTGCTGTCGCAAGAGGGATACGAGGTATTTTCTGCCTTGGACGGAGAAGCAGGGGTGAGACTGGCAAAAGAGAAAACCCCAGACCTTATACTCTTAGACCTTGTTCTTCCCAAGATAACGGGATTTGAGGTGTTAGAACAGCTCCGTGGAGATGATGAAACAAAGGGCATTCCCGTCATTGTCTTGACCAACCTGGAAAACCTAGAGGATGTTCAACGGGCAACGGACCTGGGAGCTACCACCTACCTTGTGAAGTCCAACTACGATCTTGAAGAAGTGGTTCAAAAGGTCAAAAGAGAACTCGAGAACAATGAGGGTTGA
- a CDS encoding HAMP domain-containing histidine kinase, with protein MGLKELQAELNIVKQARKYGIPLWQHPQFLFLVMGIIIVVSSILSYILGRRYIEDPHIAALFIIVLTLVLLVLAFIIERSFERLAEASRLKSEFVSIVSHQLRAPLSNMKWIADLLVSRKGNANQEEYFLMLKENSSRMQELVNNLLMVSRIEEGGLVTKREEFSFEDLLKEVVLNFQPMIQATNITLRLESPKKIPKVFADPLQIRQVLSNLLDNAIKYTGKTKSAVLQDTAREHLVTMRLKDKGKNLRFEIEDTGVGIPKEDQKYLFQKFFRSGNVLRHETQGSGLGLYIARAIVKRSGGEMGFHSIEHKGSTFWFTIPYAS; from the coding sequence ATGGGTTTGAAGGAACTGCAAGCCGAGTTGAATATTGTCAAGCAGGCAAGGAAATACGGGATTCCTTTGTGGCAGCACCCGCAGTTTCTGTTTCTGGTCATGGGGATTATTATCGTTGTCTCCTCTATTCTTTCTTACATCTTGGGGAGAAGATATATTGAAGACCCGCACATTGCTGCTCTTTTTATTATCGTTCTAACCTTGGTTTTGCTCGTTCTCGCCTTTATCATTGAAAGAAGCTTTGAGCGACTGGCCGAAGCCTCCAGATTAAAGTCCGAGTTTGTGAGTATTGTGTCCCACCAGCTCCGTGCTCCCCTCTCAAACATGAAATGGATAGCAGACCTCTTGGTGTCTAGGAAAGGAAACGCCAATCAAGAGGAATACTTTTTAATGCTCAAAGAAAACTCTTCTCGGATGCAAGAGCTGGTGAACAATCTCTTGATGGTATCTCGCATTGAGGAAGGAGGGTTGGTGACGAAACGTGAGGAGTTTTCGTTTGAAGACCTGCTCAAAGAAGTTGTTTTAAACTTTCAACCCATGATACAAGCTACCAACATTACACTACGCTTGGAGTCCCCAAAAAAGATTCCCAAGGTGTTTGCCGATCCCTTGCAGATTCGGCAGGTTCTTTCCAACCTTTTGGACAATGCCATTAAATATACAGGTAAGACCAAGAGTGCGGTTTTACAGGACACAGCAAGAGAACATTTAGTCACCATGCGCCTGAAAGACAAAGGGAAAAATCTCCGTTTTGAGATTGAAGATACAGGGGTGGGCATTCCAAAAGAAGACCAAAAGTACCTATTTCAGAAGTTTTTTCGTTCCGGCAACGTACTGCGCCATGAAACCCAAGGATCCGGCCTCGGATTATATATTGCCAGAGCTATAGTTAAAAGATCTGGAGGAGAAATGGGATTTCATTCTATAGAACACAAAGGGTCGACATTCTGGTTTACCATACCATACGCATCATGA